CTTTTTTTCATGATTCAACTGGTTTAGCATGTGAGGGCATTGATACCAGTGGCATCCACCCTCCTGTTGGGTTTGATTCCTTATAGCTTCAAATAGCACCAAAAAAGACACACACACATGAGATAAATGCAAATATGTTTCAGTAGAAAGAcccaaataaaagaatgaaTGGGAGGAATAAATGTGAAATTTAAGTGTCTACAAAGAATTGGGATTACCCATAcctaaaaatttgaagatttggGTTCATCCACGTGAGCAATTTTAGGCAATCCTCCCATGTTTCCTAGGCACCCTTTTAGTTGTTTGTGTAGTGCTTTGAAAAAATATGCATTGCAAACAAATTGGCCACAACATCAAATATTGAAGAAGATAAATAAGTCGgcagaaaaagcaaaaaagaaaaattcgtAGTACCTACCCAAAGAAGTGGAAGCATATTGGTTGCTGAACATGAATTTAAtccctaattattaaattccgGACATGAGCAATCCAATCCTCGCCAAGTCCCTCCTGGTATCTTTCTTTCAAGTGGGGACAGCCAGTGATTATCAGGGTTCGTAAAGAGGAGAGGCAATGCATTCCTTTAGGAAGTGATTTCAGATTGGGGCATCTATGAACTCCAAGCTTTACAAGTGATGTGAGGTTGACAATCCCGTCGGAGAGTGATTTTAGATTGGGGCATCTGTAAATTTCAAGGTTTTGAAGCGATGTAAGGTCGCCGATCCACACTGGTAAAGTAATCAAGCTGAGAACATCTGAAACTCTGAGTGTTTGCAGAGTAGTAATGCTAACAGATTGTGCGCCATCATCATTGAACAGATCAACCTCCTTGCAGCCGCTAATCTCCAGAAACTTGAGGGAGGTGAGATATTGTACGGACAGAGATAGAGACAGAGATTTTAGTCTAGGGCATTTCTGAATCTCTAGTCTCTCAAGGGAAGCCAGGTTTTGGAACCACTGCTCTGGCAGAAACTCTAGGTCCTGAATCGCAAACAAAGACAGAGACTTTAATTTGGAGAGAGGACAGGAGGAGTAAGAAGAGGAGGGAAGTGAAGAGGTAATTTTCATTTCCATTGTTTGTTGCAATGGCTTGCAGCTGACATTGTTAAGATCAAGCGATTCTTCAAGATATGGAAACATTGGCATGGAAGTCAAATTATTGCAATCCCAGATTTCCAGCCGAGAAAGACGAGGAAAGGAAGGCAATGATACATGCTGTTGATATTGAGAACTTGGTGTTGACACCATTGTTGCTACATTCATGATATCCCTCCGCCACCATCCCTTTAGATTAGGGCAACCCAACAATTCAAGTGACTCTAGGGATGGGAAAAATGCAGTTGAAGCAGGGATCTCATCAGTGATTTCCGATTCAGATATGTATTCTAAACTAGGCATAGTTTTAAGAGATAGATAGCGGAGATGCGGCAGTTGATACATTGGTGGTAGATGTTGGCACAATGATTTCGATATTTTTAATTCAACAAGAACAGTCAACAAAGGAAACCAACTTGGAAATCTCACACCCTGGTAACATTCCACATGCAACATTTTTAAAGCCTGGTGTGGCTGGAGGCCTTCCAACAAACTTTCATCATAATGAACATCTGGGACATCGATACATAATCTATGCCATCTTAATTGCAACTTTCTAAGATGTTGCTTGTTCTTCAAATTCGCAGCCTTGGCTTCCGTGGCAGCACCTTTCACCCTTCCCAAAATTGTAATAAGAAGTTCTCCTCTCAAATTATTTAGATTGTTCAAATCCGCTAGTCCACCACAATGCTGGTAGGACAAAGTGTTCACAATGAATAGTGGTAATATTTGAAGAGAAGTCAACTGCCCTAATCCAGGTGGCATGTGAGTCAAACTCTCACAGCCATCTATCTCAAGACTCCTGAGATTGACcaaattttgaatgtttttcGGTAGTTCTTTAAGTTTGAAACAATAACTCAGTTTTAGTGTTTGCAAATTCAACAATCTAATAATAGAACTAGGGAGAACTTCAATGTCATTCCTGGAAAGATCAAGGTACTTTAGATATGTCAAGTTTGCTATAGAATCTGGTACTACCACAATATGTAAGCAATGTAGGTCTAATGCACGCAAGCATCTAAAACTACAAATAATTCTATCAAGAGCTGACATATCATGATATATCCAGTTATCGCTTTTTAAAATAAACGTGCGTATCTTCTTTGCTTTGAATAACGAGCTTAAATTCTTCCCAAAAACATTGTGAGATGCAATTGACAAGTGATGAACATTTTCACTGACATTTTCTGCATTAGAATCAACAATTCTGCACTCAGCCATTGATATTGATTGTGCAAGATCATGCATTAAATCATGCATTTTAAAACCAACTACATTCCCAAGATGATCTTCTCTAGCTTCTTGGAAGAAGGACCTCCAAAGTAGATCCATAAAGTACTCATGAGCAACATCCTCCAATTGTTGTGTTTTGTTTGATGACCGGATAAATCCTTGTGCTATCCATAGTTGTATCACCATCAACTTTGAAATCTCATAATCTTTAGGAAACAATGAACAATAAGCAAAACAACACTTTAAATATGAAGGGAGATGATCGTAACTCAATTTTAGAATTGGTAAAATACCACTACCATATGCTCCTTGAGATAAATCTTTAAGTTCCATATTCTTGATATATGACCATTCACTCTCTGTCCTTTTAAAGTATAATGTTCTCCCTATCATCTTTATAGCAAGAGGCACTCCGCAACATTTTTCTACAATAGCCATTCCAATAGCTTCAAACTTAGTATTAATCGTTTCTTGCCCTTTTCTAAATGCCATTTGCTTTAATAAAGACCAAGACTGGTTTTTCGACAAGCCCTGTAGATAATATGGTGAGATTGTGCTAGTAATCATTGCAACCAATTTAGTTCGTGTAGTTATCACCACCCTACTTCCCTTTGAGCCACCCATCAATAGACTTTTCAACTCAAACCACCTTTTCCTATCCTCGTTCCACACATCATCCAGCACAAGTAAGAACTTCTTGTGGTTAAGTTGCTCACGAAGTTCACGTTGCAACTCATCCATTCCAAGGTTTATAGGTATCCTGCCAGTTGCAGATGCAATTATGTTTTCAACAATTGTTTTTACATCAAACACATCAGAGACACAAACCCACATTCTCAACTCAAAATAAGTCTTAATTTTCTCATCATTGTATACATATAGAGCAAGGGTGGTCTTGCCCAGCCCTCCAATCCCCACTATGGAAATGAATGAGACATTCTCTTC
This genomic stretch from Quercus lobata isolate SW786 chromosome 3, ValleyOak3.0 Primary Assembly, whole genome shotgun sequence harbors:
- the LOC115979305 gene encoding putative disease resistance protein RGA3, whose translation is MAEAILLGITQTIIETLGSMAFQEIGSTWGVKGEFEKLKNIVSTFQAVLQDAEEQQGKNHQVKHWLMKLNDAVYDADDLLTDFYTADLRRRVMGGDKMTMKVRSFFSSSNQLALSSMMSRKIKAMRQRLNDIVNDCNKFQLVEHPLQTRAVIREMDQTCSFVCEEEVIGREEDKKAIIDLLLDFDFEENVSFISIVGIGGLGKTTLALYVYNDEKIKTYFELRMWVCVSDVFDVKTIVENIIASATGRIPINLGMDELQRELREQLNHKKFLLVLDDVWNEDRKRWFELKSLLMGGSKGSRVVITTRTKLVAMITSTISPYYLQGLSKNQSWSLLKQMAFRKGQETINTKFEAIGMAIVEKCCGVPLAIKMIGRTLYFKRTESEWSYIKNMELKDLSQGAYGSGILPILKLSYDHLPSYLKCCFAYCSLFPKDYEISKLMVIQLWIAQGFIRSSNKTQQLEDVAHEYFMDLLWRSFFQEAREDHLGNVVGFKMHDLMHDLAQSISMAECRIVDSNAENVSENVHHLSIASHNVFGKNLSSLFKAKKIRTFILKSDNWIYHDMSALDRIICSFRCLRALDLHCLHIVVVPDSIANLTYLKYLDLSRNDIEVLPSSIIRLLNLQTLKLSYCFKLKELPKNIQNLVNLRSLEIDGCESLTHMPPGLGQLTSLQILPLFIVNTLSYQHCGGLADLNNLNNLRGELLITILGRVKGAATEAKAANLKNKQHLRKLQLRWHRLCIDVPDVHYDESLLEGLQPHQALKMLHVECYQGVRFPSWFPLLTVLVELKISKSLCQHLPPMYQLPHLRYLSLKTMPSLEYISESEITDEIPASTAFFPSLESLELLGCPNLKGWWRRDIMNVATMVSTPSSQYQQHVSLPSFPRLSRLEIWDCNNLTSMPMFPYLEESLDLNNVSCKPLQQTMEMKITSSLPSSSYSSCPLSKLKSLSLFAIQDLEFLPEQWFQNLASLERLEIQKCPRLKSLSLSLSVQYLTSLKFLEISGCKEVDLFNDDGAQSVSITTLQTLRVSDVLSLITLPVWIGDLTSLQNLEIYRCPNLKSLSDGIVNLTSLVKLGVHRCPNLKSLPKGMHCLSSLRTLIITGCPHLKERYQEGLGEDWIAHVRNLIIRD